One genomic window of Corynebacterium massiliense DSM 45435 includes the following:
- a CDS encoding DUF2993 domain-containing protein, whose amino-acid sequence MSHSSAARAAWKGVVGTLVTVLILVLLAEFGTRWYMSHRVTEEFKNATAQQGAQVSTADSDPHVTFGPVPVTWGLIRGSLDQVNVDTPSTLQINESDVNGQPPIEAHLKDVTVSDQPVAGELDASTTVPDQLILVVLQNAVREQSGFDRLGDVVITDITTHDENDTIDAEFAGGLGSLTIHPRAENGRLAIDTQQAKVLGFELPDSARHGIEDTIREQIDASSTGDLEVTHVDVRDGELKLSAHGSNVNLRQLSDGLGQYDPSRK is encoded by the coding sequence ATGTCACACTCTTCTGCTGCCCGCGCCGCCTGGAAAGGCGTCGTGGGCACTTTAGTCACTGTCCTCATCCTCGTTCTCCTCGCTGAGTTCGGAACTCGGTGGTACATGTCGCACCGCGTCACCGAGGAGTTCAAAAACGCGACCGCGCAGCAGGGCGCGCAGGTCTCTACCGCGGACTCCGATCCGCACGTCACCTTCGGGCCCGTGCCGGTGACGTGGGGGCTCATTCGCGGCTCCCTCGATCAGGTCAACGTGGATACCCCGTCGACGCTTCAGATCAACGAGTCCGACGTCAACGGCCAGCCTCCTATCGAGGCGCACCTGAAGGACGTCACGGTCAGCGACCAGCCGGTGGCCGGCGAGCTCGACGCCTCTACCACCGTCCCCGACCAGCTCATCCTCGTCGTGCTGCAGAACGCCGTGCGCGAGCAGTCCGGCTTCGACCGGCTTGGCGATGTCGTCATCACCGACATCACTACCCACGACGAGAACGACACCATCGACGCCGAATTCGCCGGCGGGCTAGGCTCGCTGACCATCCACCCGCGCGCCGAGAACGGCCGCCTGGCCATCGACACGCAGCAGGCGAAAGTCCTCGGCTTCGAGCTTCCGGACTCTGCCCGCCACGGCATTGAAGACACCATCCGCGAGCAGATCGACGCCTCCTCGACCGGCGACCTCGAGGTCACGCACGTCGACGTCCGCGACGGCGAGCTCAAGCTCAGCGCGCACGGCTCGAACGTAAACCTGCGGCAGCTTTCCGATGGCCTGGGCCAGTACGACCCGAGCCGGAAGTAG
- a CDS encoding DUF2505 domain-containing protein, producing MSTRSENTVTINQPAEKVHQALTTKEYWDYIVENLSPQAGEVHDFSDNTATLYEVLPTTLLPEAARALVSQDLKVKRVVKVGDLHDGNADINYTADVKGTPVDFGGDIKLSGEGETTTLAYTNDISVGIPMMGPAIESKVGEPLAELFDNEGQLTEKWISENLD from the coding sequence ATGTCAACCCGAAGCGAAAACACCGTGACCATCAACCAGCCGGCAGAGAAGGTCCACCAGGCTCTTACCACTAAGGAGTACTGGGACTACATTGTGGAGAACCTGTCGCCGCAGGCTGGCGAGGTCCACGACTTCTCTGACAACACCGCTACCCTCTACGAGGTCCTGCCCACCACCCTGCTGCCGGAGGCCGCTCGCGCCCTGGTCTCCCAGGATTTGAAGGTCAAGCGCGTGGTGAAGGTCGGTGACCTGCACGACGGCAACGCTGACATCAACTACACCGCCGACGTGAAGGGCACCCCTGTCGACTTCGGTGGCGACATCAAGCTCTCCGGCGAGGGCGAGACCACCACGCTGGCCTACACCAACGACATCTCCGTGGGCATCCCGATGATGGGCCCGGCTATCGAGTCCAAGGTCGGCGAGCCGCTGGCCGAGCTCTTCGACAACGAAGGCCAGCTCACCGAGAAGTGGATCTCGGAGAATCTGGACTAG
- a CDS encoding UDP-N-acetylmuramate dehydrogenase, whose protein sequence is MTQHLQEFVGVDIDYDSSFADMTTLRVGGRPLYTVRCSNPDAVAFVVKALDSENIPFVIVGDGSNLLVADESCGLARLNIVAVTLEFTDIQVNTDSGIVRAGAGAEWDEVVRRSVEAGLGGIECLSGIPGRAGAVPVQNVGAYGTEIAETLTWVRLYERETEEDHWVKAEELELGYRSSNLKYTNRAVVIAIELQLTTDGLSAPLRFGQLTENPGERRPVAEVREAVLQLRRGKGMVLNEQDYDTWSAGSFFTNPVVEPAVADAVQAKVREIRGEEDAANMPRFAAPGGEKLSAAWLIDRAGFKKGYPSMDAPARLSTRHTLALTNRGAATTQDIVKLARRVRDGVECEYGVTLVPEPVWLGCELDEAEA, encoded by the coding sequence ATGACCCAGCACTTGCAAGAATTCGTCGGCGTCGACATCGACTACGATTCCTCCTTCGCCGACATGACGACGCTGCGCGTGGGCGGCCGCCCCCTGTACACGGTGCGCTGCTCCAACCCAGACGCGGTGGCGTTCGTGGTCAAGGCCTTAGACAGCGAGAACATCCCGTTCGTCATCGTGGGCGACGGGTCCAACCTCCTCGTGGCCGACGAGTCCTGTGGCTTGGCGCGCCTCAACATCGTCGCGGTCACGCTGGAGTTTACGGATATCCAGGTCAACACCGATAGCGGTATCGTGCGCGCGGGCGCCGGCGCGGAATGGGACGAGGTCGTTCGCCGTTCCGTGGAGGCGGGCCTCGGCGGCATCGAGTGCCTGTCCGGTATTCCGGGGCGCGCCGGCGCGGTGCCGGTGCAGAACGTGGGCGCCTACGGCACCGAGATCGCCGAGACGCTCACCTGGGTGCGCCTCTACGAGCGGGAGACGGAAGAAGACCACTGGGTAAAGGCCGAGGAGTTGGAGCTTGGGTACCGCTCGTCGAACCTGAAATACACCAACCGCGCGGTGGTCATCGCCATCGAGCTGCAGCTGACCACGGACGGCCTGTCCGCCCCGCTGCGCTTCGGCCAGCTCACCGAGAACCCAGGGGAGCGGCGCCCTGTCGCCGAGGTGCGCGAAGCGGTGCTGCAACTGCGCCGCGGGAAGGGCATGGTGCTCAACGAGCAGGACTACGACACCTGGTCCGCCGGCTCCTTCTTCACCAACCCGGTGGTTGAGCCCGCGGTTGCCGATGCCGTGCAGGCCAAGGTCCGCGAGATCCGCGGCGAGGAGGACGCCGCCAACATGCCGCGGTTTGCCGCCCCGGGCGGCGAGAAGCTGTCGGCCGCGTGGCTCATTGACCGCGCCGGATTCAAGAAGGGCTACCCGTCGATGGACGCGCCGGCGCGTCTGTCTACCCGCCACACCCTGGCGCTGACGAATCGCGGGGCGGCGACCACGCAGGACATCGTCAAGCTGGCGCGCCGCGTCCGCGACGGCGTGGAATGTGAATACGGCGTCACGCTCGTGCCCGAGCCGGTGTGGCTGGGCTGCGAGCTGGACGAAGCAGAGGCCTAG
- a CDS encoding S-ribosylhomocysteine lyase, translating into MTEKNNVESFDLDHRKVAAPYIRVAGRTDLGNGTEIVKYDLRFCQPNKEHFDTKSMHSIEHMMAQFMRNYTDRLVGFAPMGCLTGFYAITNHMDWDELLRAVEGGLNEILEATEVPAANEVQCGWGADHDLEGAKKWARYFLDHKDGWRQVMADGSEA; encoded by the coding sequence ATGACCGAGAAGAACAACGTTGAGTCCTTTGACCTTGACCACCGCAAAGTCGCCGCGCCGTACATCCGCGTCGCGGGGCGCACGGATTTAGGCAACGGCACGGAGATCGTCAAATACGATCTCCGCTTCTGCCAGCCCAACAAGGAGCACTTCGACACCAAGTCGATGCACTCCATCGAGCACATGATGGCGCAGTTCATGCGCAACTACACCGACCGACTCGTCGGCTTCGCGCCAATGGGCTGTCTCACCGGTTTTTACGCCATCACCAACCACATGGACTGGGATGAGCTGCTGCGCGCCGTTGAGGGCGGCCTCAACGAGATCCTCGAGGCCACCGAGGTCCCCGCCGCCAACGAGGTCCAGTGCGGCTGGGGCGCCGACCACGACTTGGAAGGCGCTAAGAAGTGGGCGCGTTACTTCCTCGACCACAAGGACGGCTGGCGCCAGGTCATGGCCGACGGCTCCGAGGCCTAA
- a CDS encoding long-chain-fatty-acid--CoA ligase translates to MSASENKAWLKHYTPWTPHSLDYGESTLLDVYNDNQRRNADKSAMYFFGRTTSYAELDRQVRRAAAGLKAFGVRPGDRVALVMPNCPQHMVAFWAALKLGAIVVEHNPLYTAHELEGLFQNHGARVAVAWDKTASTLEKLRDKTELETIVAVNMIEAMPKSQQVALKIPLPPLKKLRTQLSAPAENTVPWATLLSDAIGGDGRDLTSPADIDRDTTAVILYTSGTTGEPKGAELTHGSLYANLLMGKAWVKGLGDKDERMLAALPMFHAYGLTFSATLGQLIGGEVILLPAPKMDQIMKIMKKHTPTWVPGVPTLYQKIIDEADKTGTDISGVSNAFSGAATLPVKTVEEWERHTNGFLVEGYGLTECSPILIGNPMSDDRRPGYIGIPFPDTEIRIVNPDNPDEDMPDGQEGEILARGPQVFKRYFKNPEATEKAFHNGWFRTGDLGVMDEEGFIRLVSRLKEVIITGGFNVYPGEVEEALREHPSIQDIAVVGRPRKDGSEDVVACVTLTTGAPIDPEEFKEFARQRLTRYKVPRTFYNFDSLAIDHMGKIRRREVQADLLRRLAMEEKRH, encoded by the coding sequence GTGTCCGCTTCCGAGAATAAAGCCTGGTTGAAGCACTACACCCCGTGGACGCCGCATTCGCTGGACTACGGCGAATCCACCCTCCTCGACGTCTACAACGACAACCAACGCCGCAACGCGGACAAGTCGGCCATGTACTTCTTCGGGCGCACAACCTCCTACGCCGAGCTCGACCGCCAGGTCCGCCGCGCCGCCGCGGGGCTGAAGGCCTTTGGCGTGCGCCCCGGCGACCGCGTCGCCCTCGTCATGCCCAACTGCCCGCAGCACATGGTGGCCTTCTGGGCCGCCTTGAAACTCGGTGCCATCGTGGTGGAGCACAACCCGCTCTACACCGCCCACGAACTCGAGGGGCTGTTCCAAAACCACGGCGCGCGCGTGGCCGTCGCCTGGGACAAGACGGCGTCCACCCTGGAAAAGCTGCGAGATAAGACCGAGCTGGAGACCATCGTCGCGGTCAACATGATCGAGGCGATGCCGAAGTCCCAGCAGGTCGCGCTCAAGATCCCACTGCCGCCGCTGAAGAAGCTGCGCACCCAGCTGTCCGCCCCGGCAGAAAATACGGTGCCGTGGGCCACGCTGCTTTCCGATGCCATCGGTGGCGACGGCCGCGACCTCACCTCGCCGGCCGACATTGACCGCGACACCACCGCGGTCATCCTCTACACCTCCGGCACCACCGGCGAGCCGAAGGGCGCGGAGCTCACCCATGGCTCGCTGTACGCCAACCTGCTCATGGGCAAGGCCTGGGTGAAAGGCCTCGGCGACAAGGACGAGCGGATGCTCGCTGCCTTGCCGATGTTCCATGCGTACGGCCTCACCTTCAGCGCGACGCTGGGCCAGCTCATCGGCGGCGAGGTCATCCTGCTGCCTGCGCCGAAGATGGACCAGATCATGAAGATCATGAAAAAGCACACCCCGACCTGGGTGCCGGGCGTGCCCACGCTGTACCAGAAGATCATCGACGAGGCGGACAAGACCGGCACGGACATCAGCGGCGTGAGCAACGCCTTCTCCGGCGCGGCCACGCTGCCGGTGAAAACTGTCGAGGAGTGGGAGCGGCACACCAATGGCTTCCTCGTCGAGGGTTACGGACTAACCGAGTGCTCCCCCATCCTCATCGGCAACCCGATGAGCGACGACCGCCGCCCCGGCTACATCGGCATCCCCTTCCCGGACACTGAGATCCGCATCGTCAACCCGGACAACCCGGATGAGGACATGCCGGACGGGCAGGAGGGTGAGATCCTCGCCCGCGGCCCGCAGGTGTTCAAGCGTTACTTCAAAAACCCGGAGGCCACCGAGAAGGCGTTCCACAACGGCTGGTTCCGCACCGGCGACTTGGGCGTCATGGACGAGGAGGGCTTCATCCGCCTGGTCAGCCGCCTCAAGGAGGTCATCATCACCGGCGGCTTCAACGTCTACCCCGGCGAGGTCGAGGAGGCCCTGCGCGAGCACCCGTCCATCCAGGACATCGCGGTGGTGGGCCGCCCCCGCAAGGACGGCTCCGAGGACGTGGTCGCCTGCGTGACGCTGACCACCGGCGCGCCCATCGACCCGGAGGAGTTCAAGGAATTCGCCCGCCAGCGGCTTACCCGCTACAAGGTGCCGCGCACGTTCTACAACTTCGACTCCCTGGCCATCGACCACATGGGCAAGATCCGCCGCCGCGAGGTCCAGGCGGATCTGCTGCGCCGTCTCGCCATGGAAGAAAAGCGTCACTAG
- the mshA gene encoding D-inositol-3-phosphate glycosyltransferase, translated as MNVAMISMHTSPIEQPGLGDAGGMNVYILNTALQLARRGITVDVYTHATRPSQGDIVEVEDGFRVINIVAGPYEGLSKDELSTQLAAFAGGMIQFARENGLHYDLIHSHYWLSGQVGWLLRDLWQVPLVHTAHTLAAVKNAHRSSEDAQEAEARRICEQQLVDNADLLVVNTEDEARELAYHYDARPETIRTVKPGADTQLFTPGTNRNTERSRRELGIPLNAKVVVFVGRLQRFKGPEVLLRATAELFQRDPYRNLRVVICGGASGNGSSVEDYRQLARELGIQHRVRFIPPRPPAELVAVYQAADIVAVPSYNESFGLVAVEAQASGTPVVAARVGGLPIAVRDGETGVLVRGHEPAAWADALGQLLDDDDLRIGMGETAVAHAATFSWAASAEQLEDVYAAATKNGPADRATRRAEGS; from the coding sequence ATGAACGTGGCGATGATTTCGATGCACACCTCACCCATCGAACAGCCGGGCTTGGGCGATGCCGGGGGAATGAATGTCTACATCCTGAACACGGCGCTGCAGCTGGCGCGCCGGGGCATCACCGTGGACGTGTACACGCACGCCACCCGTCCCAGCCAGGGCGACATCGTCGAAGTCGAGGACGGCTTCCGCGTCATCAACATCGTCGCCGGACCCTACGAGGGATTGAGTAAGGACGAGCTGTCGACGCAGCTCGCCGCCTTCGCCGGCGGCATGATCCAATTCGCCCGCGAAAACGGTCTGCACTACGACCTCATCCACTCGCACTACTGGCTGTCCGGCCAGGTGGGGTGGCTGCTGCGCGATCTCTGGCAGGTGCCGCTGGTGCACACCGCCCACACGCTGGCGGCGGTGAAAAACGCGCACCGTTCCAGCGAGGACGCCCAGGAAGCGGAAGCGCGCCGCATCTGCGAGCAGCAGCTGGTGGACAACGCGGATCTCTTGGTGGTCAACACCGAGGACGAGGCGCGCGAGCTGGCCTACCACTACGACGCGCGCCCGGAGACTATCCGCACGGTCAAACCCGGCGCGGACACCCAGCTGTTTACCCCCGGAACCAACCGCAATACCGAGCGTTCCCGTCGCGAGCTGGGCATCCCGCTCAACGCGAAGGTCGTGGTCTTCGTCGGGCGCCTGCAGCGTTTCAAGGGGCCGGAGGTCCTCCTGCGCGCGACGGCGGAGCTGTTCCAGCGGGATCCGTACCGCAACCTGCGGGTGGTGATCTGCGGCGGGGCATCGGGAAACGGATCGTCCGTGGAGGACTACCGGCAGCTCGCCCGCGAGCTGGGGATCCAGCATCGCGTGCGGTTCATCCCGCCGCGCCCGCCGGCCGAGCTGGTGGCTGTGTACCAGGCGGCGGACATCGTGGCGGTTCCCAGCTACAACGAGTCCTTCGGCCTGGTGGCGGTGGAGGCGCAGGCCTCCGGCACGCCCGTGGTCGCGGCGCGGGTAGGTGGCCTGCCCATCGCCGTGCGCGACGGGGAGACCGGCGTGCTGGTCCGCGGGCACGAGCCGGCCGCGTGGGCCGACGCGCTGGGGCAGTTGCTTGACGATGACGACCTGCGCATCGGCATGGGCGAGACCGCCGTCGCGCACGCGGCGACGTTTAGCTGGGCGGCATCGGCCGAGCAGCTGGAAGACGTCTACGCCGCCGCGACGAAAAATGGCCCGGCGGACCGCGCCACGCGCCGGGCGGAGGGTAGCTAA
- a CDS encoding phosphoglyceromutase, which yields MPMSKLILLRHGQSKWNESNQFTGWVDVDLTEKGEVEAKRGGELLAAEDALPDLLFTSVLRRAIRTANIALNHADRHWIPVERNWRLNERHYGALQGLNKAETRDKYGEDQFMQWRRSYGTPPPELADDSEYSQVDDPRYADLEAVPRTECLKDVVARLVPYFEETILPQVKEGKNVLVAAHGNSLRALVKHLDNISDEDIAGLNIPTGIPLVYEIDADGKVQNPGGTYLDPDAAAAGAAAVAAQGGK from the coding sequence CTGCCTATGTCTAAGCTCATCCTGCTGCGTCACGGGCAGTCCAAGTGGAACGAATCCAACCAATTCACCGGCTGGGTGGATGTTGATCTCACGGAGAAGGGGGAGGTCGAAGCCAAGCGCGGCGGCGAGCTGCTGGCGGCTGAGGATGCCTTGCCGGATCTCTTATTCACCTCCGTGCTGCGGCGCGCGATCCGCACCGCCAACATCGCGCTCAACCACGCTGACCGGCATTGGATCCCAGTCGAGCGCAACTGGCGGCTCAACGAGCGCCACTACGGCGCGCTGCAGGGGTTGAACAAGGCGGAGACCCGCGACAAGTACGGCGAGGACCAGTTCATGCAGTGGCGTCGTTCGTATGGCACCCCGCCGCCGGAGCTGGCCGATGATTCCGAGTACTCCCAGGTAGACGACCCGCGCTACGCGGATCTGGAGGCGGTCCCGCGCACCGAGTGCCTTAAGGACGTCGTCGCGCGCCTCGTCCCGTACTTCGAAGAGACTATCCTCCCGCAGGTCAAGGAGGGCAAGAACGTGCTCGTCGCCGCGCACGGTAACTCCCTGCGCGCGCTGGTCAAGCACCTGGACAACATCTCGGACGAGGACATCGCCGGGCTCAACATTCCGACCGGTATCCCGCTGGTCTACGAGATCGATGCTGACGGCAAGGTCCAGAACCCGGGCGGCACCTACCTCGACCCGGATGCGGCGGCCGCCGGAGCCGCCGCCGTTGCCGCGCAAGGCGGTAAGTAA
- a CDS encoding sensor histidine kinase — protein MLYLLTFALGVAVCALAPPLFQWLRERIRQFRQTSSPQANQITTVSQVLHLTVQGSPTGVTVLDRSGDVILSNASAHDMALVHERTVNPRIWELAQEVYSDKENRVLALEIPKRRTGNRVTNVRATAMPLSLNDDRFVVVYGTDETENARMESARRDFVANVSHELKTPVGGIALLAEALLDSPDDAEHVEFFGSRVLKEAQRMGDLVRELIALSKLQGAESLPEMEPVPVDVVVDEAISRNQLAADTAGIDILRGDSTGVEVLADRPLLVTAVSNLISNAIHYSPEALPVSISQKVVGGELVLIRVTDRGIGIAPDDQKRVFERFFRVDKARSRSTGGTGLGLAIVKHVVANHGGNIKLWSRPGTGSTFTIELPIYADENKADATVSRDNDDQVKERTTLT, from the coding sequence GTGTTGTATCTGCTCACTTTCGCCCTTGGCGTTGCCGTCTGCGCGCTCGCCCCGCCGCTCTTTCAGTGGCTGCGTGAGCGCATCCGGCAATTCCGTCAAACCTCGTCGCCGCAGGCCAACCAGATCACGACGGTCAGCCAGGTCCTGCACCTGACCGTGCAGGGATCGCCCACGGGCGTGACCGTGTTGGATCGCTCCGGCGACGTCATCTTGTCCAACGCCTCCGCGCACGACATGGCGCTCGTGCACGAGCGCACCGTCAACCCGCGTATCTGGGAGCTGGCGCAGGAGGTCTACTCGGACAAGGAAAACCGGGTGCTAGCGCTCGAGATACCCAAGCGCCGCACCGGCAATCGCGTCACCAACGTCCGCGCGACCGCGATGCCGCTCTCGCTCAACGATGACCGCTTCGTCGTCGTCTACGGCACTGACGAGACCGAAAACGCGCGGATGGAATCGGCCCGCCGCGATTTCGTGGCCAACGTCTCCCACGAGCTCAAAACTCCGGTCGGCGGCATCGCGCTGCTGGCGGAGGCGCTGTTGGATTCGCCCGACGATGCCGAGCACGTGGAGTTCTTCGGCTCCCGCGTGCTCAAGGAAGCCCAGCGCATGGGCGATCTGGTGCGCGAACTCATCGCGCTGTCCAAGCTGCAGGGCGCGGAGTCGCTGCCGGAGATGGAACCGGTGCCGGTGGACGTGGTGGTGGACGAAGCCATTTCCCGCAACCAGCTCGCGGCGGATACCGCCGGCATCGACATCCTGCGCGGCGATTCCACCGGCGTGGAGGTGCTTGCGGATCGCCCGCTGTTGGTGACCGCGGTGTCCAACCTCATATCCAACGCCATCCACTACTCGCCGGAGGCGCTGCCGGTGAGCATCTCCCAGAAGGTGGTGGGCGGTGAGCTGGTGCTTATCCGCGTCACGGACCGTGGCATCGGCATCGCCCCCGACGATCAAAAGCGCGTGTTCGAGCGCTTCTTCCGCGTAGACAAAGCCCGATCGCGGTCGACGGGTGGCACTGGCTTAGGATTAGCAATCGTAAAGCACGTGGTGGCCAATCACGGCGGGAACATCAAGCTATGGTCCCGGCCCGGAACCGGCTCCACGTTCACGATTGAACTGCCGATATACGCCGACGAAAACAAAGCAGACGCGACCGTATCGCGGGATAATGATGATCAGGTCAAGGAAAGGACGACGCTGACATGA
- a CDS encoding response regulator transcription factor — MTTILIVEDEESLADPLAFLLCKEGFEPIVCNDGPTALEEFSRNDVDIVLLDLMLPGMSGTDVCKQLRAESSVPVIMVTARDSEIDKVVGLELGADDYVTKPYSSRELIARIRAVLRRGGADTSEAAAPDPSSDILRGGRVSMDVERHTVCVDGEPISMPLKEFDLLEYLLRNAGRVLTRGQLIDRIWGADYVGDTKTLDVHVKRLRSKIEEQPSRPQHLVTVRGLGYKFDQ, encoded by the coding sequence ATGACGACTATCCTCATCGTTGAGGACGAGGAGTCCCTTGCTGATCCACTGGCCTTCCTGTTGTGCAAGGAAGGCTTTGAACCCATCGTCTGTAACGACGGACCGACGGCGCTGGAGGAGTTTTCCCGCAACGACGTCGACATCGTTTTGCTCGACCTCATGCTGCCCGGCATGTCCGGCACCGACGTGTGCAAGCAGCTGCGCGCCGAATCCTCCGTGCCCGTCATCATGGTTACCGCCCGCGACTCCGAGATCGACAAGGTCGTCGGCCTCGAGCTGGGTGCCGATGACTACGTGACCAAGCCGTACTCGTCCCGCGAGCTCATCGCCCGCATCCGCGCGGTCCTGCGCCGCGGCGGGGCCGATACTTCCGAGGCGGCCGCGCCGGATCCGTCCAGCGACATCCTGCGCGGTGGCCGCGTGAGCATGGACGTGGAGCGCCACACCGTCTGCGTCGATGGCGAGCCCATCTCCATGCCGCTGAAAGAGTTCGACCTGCTGGAGTACCTGCTCCGCAACGCCGGGCGCGTGCTCACCCGCGGCCAGCTCATCGACCGCATCTGGGGCGCGGACTACGTCGGCGATACCAAGACCCTGGATGTGCACGTAAAGCGCCTGCGCTCCAAGATCGAGGAGCAGCCGTCCCGCCCGCAGCACCTCGTGACGGTGCGCGGGCTGGGCTACAAGTTCGACCAGTAG
- a CDS encoding Ppx/GppA phosphatase family protein, translated as MRLGVLDVGSNTVHLVAVDARPGGRPTPMSDWKTSLKLVEQLDKDGNIHPKGVKKLVSAVGEAKELADKLDCNELIAFATSAVRSAPNSEKVIGEVEKQTGVRLQVLSGEEEARLTFHAVRRWYGWSAGRITNLDIGGGSLELSTGTDEAPDLAFSLDLGAGRLTHNWFDTDPPGKKKVNMLRDYIDAELADATAQLRDRGPAGLAVGTSKTFRTLARLTGAAPSSEGPFVKRSLTAPGLRQLIAFISRMTAADRADLEGVSSDRSHQIVAGALVAEASMRALGLEHLEICPWALREGVILSRIDKGLG; from the coding sequence GTGCGATTAGGTGTATTAGACGTGGGAAGCAACACCGTCCACCTCGTGGCCGTTGACGCGCGGCCGGGTGGGCGGCCGACCCCGATGAGCGACTGGAAGACCTCCTTGAAGCTGGTGGAGCAGCTGGACAAGGACGGAAACATTCACCCGAAGGGGGTGAAAAAGCTCGTCAGCGCGGTGGGGGAAGCCAAGGAGCTGGCTGACAAGCTCGATTGCAACGAGCTCATCGCTTTTGCCACGTCGGCGGTACGTTCCGCGCCGAACTCGGAAAAGGTCATCGGCGAGGTGGAAAAGCAGACCGGTGTGCGCCTGCAGGTGCTTTCCGGTGAGGAGGAAGCCCGCCTGACCTTCCACGCGGTCCGCCGCTGGTACGGCTGGTCCGCCGGCCGGATCACCAACTTGGACATCGGCGGCGGCTCGCTGGAGCTGTCCACCGGCACCGATGAGGCGCCGGACCTCGCCTTCTCCCTCGACCTGGGTGCCGGCCGGCTGACCCACAACTGGTTCGATACGGACCCGCCGGGCAAGAAGAAGGTCAACATGCTGCGCGACTACATCGACGCGGAGCTTGCCGATGCCACCGCGCAGTTGCGCGACCGCGGTCCCGCGGGGCTGGCCGTGGGCACGTCCAAGACTTTTCGCACCTTGGCCCGCCTGACCGGCGCCGCCCCGTCGTCGGAAGGCCCCTTTGTGAAACGTTCGCTCACCGCTCCGGGCCTGCGCCAGCTCATCGCCTTTATCTCGCGCATGACCGCGGCCGATCGCGCCGACTTGGAGGGCGTAAGCTCTGATCGTTCGCACCAGATCGTCGCGGGCGCATTAGTAGCGGAGGCGAGCATGCGCGCGTTAGGTTTGGAGCACTTGGAGATTTGTCCGTGGGCGCTGCGCGAAGGCGTTATCTTGAGCCGCATCGATAAGGGACTGGGATAG
- the proC gene encoding pyrroline-5-carboxylate reductase, translating into MTNIAVLGGGQIGEALVSGLVASGQEATNITVTNRSSSRSEELADKYGVTTTSDNQAAVKDADVVFACVKPYMIIDMFDEVGGSLPTDAVVVSMAAGLKLADMQKALPEGTAVVRVMPNTPMLVGKGMNACAAGDNVSDEQLQKVEELLRAVGEVVTVEEKDMDAVTALSGSSPAYYFLVTEALVDAGVQLGLKRDVAEKLASQAAAGAGAMLTESGKDPATLRANVSSPGGTTVHALRELEESGIRGAFFRAAQACADRSQELG; encoded by the coding sequence ATGACCAACATTGCAGTCTTAGGAGGCGGCCAGATCGGCGAGGCCCTCGTCTCGGGTCTCGTTGCTTCGGGCCAGGAAGCCACGAACATCACCGTGACCAACCGCAGCTCGTCGCGCAGCGAGGAGCTGGCGGACAAGTACGGCGTTACCACGACCAGCGATAACCAGGCGGCGGTCAAGGACGCCGATGTCGTCTTCGCGTGCGTGAAGCCGTACATGATTATTGACATGTTCGATGAGGTAGGCGGCTCCCTGCCGACCGACGCCGTGGTCGTGTCCATGGCGGCGGGGCTGAAGCTCGCGGACATGCAGAAGGCGCTGCCGGAGGGCACCGCCGTCGTGCGCGTCATGCCGAACACCCCGATGCTGGTGGGCAAGGGCATGAACGCGTGCGCGGCCGGCGACAACGTCAGCGACGAGCAGCTGCAGAAGGTCGAGGAACTGCTGCGCGCCGTCGGCGAAGTGGTCACCGTGGAGGAAAAGGACATGGACGCCGTGACCGCGCTGTCCGGTTCTTCCCCGGCGTACTACTTCCTCGTTACCGAGGCGCTTGTCGATGCCGGCGTGCAGCTCGGTCTCAAGCGCGACGTGGCGGAGAAGCTGGCCTCCCAGGCGGCGGCTGGCGCCGGCGCGATGCTCACCGAATCGGGCAAGGATCCGGCGACGCTGCGCGCGAACGTGTCCTCCCCGGGCGGCACGACCGTGCACGCACTGCGCGAGCTGGAGGAGTCCGGCATCCGCGGCGCCTTCTTCCGCGCCGCCCAGGCATGCGCGGATCGCTCCCAAGAGCTCGGTTAA
- a CDS encoding helix-turn-helix domain-containing protein: MANEDKGTFLTVAEVAEMMRVSKMTVYRLVHAGDLPAVRVGRSFRVHEKAVSDYLSNSVYDVG, encoded by the coding sequence ATGGCAAACGAAGACAAAGGGACCTTTCTCACGGTCGCTGAGGTCGCAGAAATGATGCGTGTCTCCAAGATGACCGTGTACCGCTTGGTCCACGCGGGTGATCTGCCGGCCGTGCGAGTTGGTCGTTCTTTCCGTGTCCACGAAAAGGCGGTTTCCGACTACCTGTCGAACTCGGTCTACGACGTCGGATAA
- a CDS encoding 30S ribosomal protein bS22: protein MGSVIKKRRKRMSKKKHRKMLRRTRVQRRKLGK, encoded by the coding sequence ATGGGTTCTGTGATCAAGAAGCGCCGCAAGCGCATGTCCAAGAAGAAGCACCGCAAGATGCTGCGCCGCACCCGCGTTCAGCGTCGCAAGCTGGGTAAGTAA